A single genomic interval of Rosistilla ulvae harbors:
- a CDS encoding HEAT repeat domain-containing protein, with protein MHGNRTIRNRFCVLFTSLILFSGGGLTAQEAEWIWAPGFKKDGIPEGRECYFRKSFNVRAQVTGRVTIAADDEYELFVNGRSVGKGSSARKLDEFNITRFLAIGRNVVAVKVVNQRGSTAALAARVQIQAATGGEWFSFSSDESWVVSNAAQPMWQTALYNDRRWLKAQSFGQLGSTIPWDRQADVVAAKSHQDSERFMIQPGFTVQRVFDDEEVGSVIAMAFNEFGHIIASQENGPLLLIFDRDGDSIPEEVRTYCDKVHSCQGILALNGEVFVTGYGPDGAGMYRLSDRDRNGTLEEVRLIVKFGGAPGEHGGHGLTLGPDGMIYCVVGNHVQIKADKGPGTTLKTSYEGDLVPKYEDPGGHALGVKAPGGIVFRTDIEGRSVQRVAGGLRNAYDLAFHPDGGLFVHDSDMESDVGATWYRPTLVFEVAEGAEFGWRSGWSKWPEHYLDRVPSVLETGRGSPTGAAIYEHFAFPAKYQNSLFLADWSEGRILAVDLKKQGAGYTADSEVFLQGQPLNVTDLAVGPQGALYFATGGRGTAGGIYRVLWDGDIPDRVKNLGNGVAAAIRQPQLDSAYARQKIAGVQKELGDEWGELVAGVAFSDDNPPHYRTRAMNLMQLFGPLPSEELILELSHAKSEAVRRKAAEMMGLTPGEQTTQRLTEMLADTDAGVGRSACEALLRSGETAPVEQLLPLLADHDRQLAFAARRLLEQTPMDQWQDIVLQSDQPRVAIVGGLALVTRSTDKAVAKAVLAKMSRLMEDFLSDGDFIDLLRVTEVALHRGKIQPTEVPELRERIAEEFPTGEPRMNREIVRLCAYLQATSIVDRAMEYLRSDDVSEEDRTHVAMHLQFIDYEWTPEQRFELIRFYEEAALADSGSSYPLYMMNVTRDFGKHLTEQEARVILEEGDKWPNAALAAIYKLPRPIDVETAAMLRDLDISISTDQHSSDVYRRLRTGIVAMLAMAGDEDSQSHLRKIWREEPERRTPVAMGLALYPDGENWDYLVRSLNILEPAAAVDVLSQLSSVEIATDDPEALRQVILLGLRAIENGGSPKQSLALLEHWTGFQPTTDSKEPMRPWQEWYARSYPNKPTAELPGDDESKWDMEQLLDYLRTDQGRLGDPAKGREMFTAAQCSSCHRFGNQGQSVGPDLTQVARRFTKQEVIESILFPSHVVSDQYQTKRVMTLDGKVYSGLMSGSDSDKVTIRDVKNQVITIPKADIDQILPSNTSTMPAGLLDTLSLSEISNLLSYLGVLPATQVAETNGSTRQR; from the coding sequence ATGCACGGCAATCGCACCATCCGCAACCGCTTTTGCGTTCTTTTTACCTCGCTGATCCTATTTTCCGGAGGTGGCTTGACCGCCCAGGAAGCTGAATGGATCTGGGCCCCGGGATTCAAAAAAGATGGCATTCCCGAAGGCCGCGAATGCTATTTCCGCAAGAGCTTTAATGTTCGCGCCCAAGTTACCGGTCGGGTCACCATCGCCGCCGACGACGAATATGAATTGTTCGTCAACGGACGCAGCGTTGGAAAGGGGAGCAGTGCTCGCAAGCTCGACGAATTCAACATCACTCGCTTTCTCGCGATCGGTCGCAACGTCGTCGCGGTCAAAGTCGTTAACCAACGCGGATCGACCGCCGCACTGGCCGCTCGCGTCCAAATCCAAGCTGCCACCGGAGGCGAATGGTTTTCGTTCTCCAGCGATGAATCATGGGTTGTTTCCAATGCCGCCCAACCGATGTGGCAAACGGCACTGTACAACGACCGACGTTGGCTCAAAGCACAATCGTTTGGCCAACTGGGCAGCACCATCCCTTGGGATCGCCAAGCCGATGTGGTCGCCGCAAAGTCGCATCAAGACAGCGAACGCTTCATGATCCAACCCGGCTTCACCGTCCAACGCGTCTTCGACGATGAAGAGGTCGGTTCGGTCATCGCGATGGCGTTTAATGAGTTTGGTCATATCATCGCCTCGCAGGAAAACGGTCCACTGCTGCTGATCTTCGATCGCGACGGCGACTCGATTCCCGAAGAGGTCCGGACCTACTGCGATAAAGTCCACAGCTGCCAGGGCATCTTAGCCCTCAACGGCGAGGTCTTCGTCACCGGGTACGGCCCCGACGGTGCGGGCATGTACCGGCTGAGCGATCGCGACCGCAATGGCACCCTCGAAGAGGTCCGGTTAATCGTCAAGTTTGGCGGTGCCCCCGGCGAACACGGCGGCCACGGTTTGACCCTGGGCCCCGACGGAATGATCTATTGCGTCGTCGGAAACCATGTCCAGATCAAGGCGGACAAGGGACCGGGGACAACGCTGAAGACGAGCTACGAAGGGGACCTGGTTCCCAAATACGAAGATCCCGGCGGACATGCGTTGGGTGTGAAAGCTCCCGGCGGAATTGTCTTCCGCACCGACATCGAAGGCCGCAGCGTGCAACGTGTCGCTGGCGGACTGCGAAACGCTTACGACCTGGCGTTCCATCCCGACGGCGGCCTGTTCGTTCACGATAGCGACATGGAATCGGACGTTGGCGCGACCTGGTATCGGCCAACGCTGGTGTTCGAAGTTGCCGAAGGAGCTGAATTCGGCTGGCGCAGTGGTTGGTCCAAATGGCCCGAACACTACCTCGATCGCGTTCCTAGCGTGCTTGAGACCGGACGCGGATCGCCCACCGGCGCGGCAATCTATGAACACTTCGCCTTTCCAGCAAAATACCAGAACTCGCTGTTCCTGGCCGATTGGTCCGAGGGACGCATTCTGGCCGTCGATTTAAAGAAACAAGGGGCCGGGTACACCGCCGACAGCGAAGTCTTCTTGCAAGGCCAACCGTTGAACGTGACCGATCTGGCAGTCGGTCCGCAGGGAGCACTCTACTTCGCCACCGGTGGGCGAGGAACCGCCGGCGGAATCTATCGCGTTCTGTGGGACGGCGACATTCCCGATCGCGTCAAGAACCTGGGCAATGGCGTCGCTGCGGCGATCCGCCAACCACAACTCGATTCCGCTTATGCTCGCCAAAAGATCGCCGGCGTTCAAAAAGAACTGGGCGACGAATGGGGCGAATTGGTCGCCGGTGTTGCCTTCAGCGACGACAACCCGCCGCACTACCGAACCCGTGCGATGAACCTGATGCAGCTGTTTGGCCCGCTCCCCAGCGAGGAATTGATCCTGGAACTGAGCCATGCCAAGAGCGAAGCGGTGCGTCGCAAAGCCGCCGAAATGATGGGGCTGACCCCGGGGGAACAAACCACCCAACGCTTGACCGAAATGCTCGCCGACACCGACGCCGGTGTCGGCCGTTCCGCATGTGAAGCACTATTGCGTTCGGGTGAAACGGCTCCTGTCGAACAACTACTGCCACTGCTGGCCGATCACGATCGCCAACTCGCATTTGCCGCCCGACGCCTGTTGGAACAAACGCCGATGGACCAATGGCAAGACATCGTGCTGCAATCGGATCAACCGCGTGTCGCGATCGTCGGCGGATTGGCGCTGGTCACACGGTCGACCGACAAAGCGGTTGCGAAGGCAGTGCTTGCAAAGATGTCGCGTCTGATGGAAGACTTCCTCAGCGATGGCGACTTCATCGACCTGTTGCGTGTGACCGAAGTCGCACTGCATCGCGGTAAGATCCAACCCACCGAAGTTCCCGAATTGCGTGAACGGATCGCTGAGGAGTTCCCGACCGGCGAACCCCGGATGAATCGCGAGATCGTTCGTTTGTGTGCCTATCTGCAAGCGACATCGATCGTCGACCGCGCGATGGAGTACCTCCGCAGCGACGATGTCTCCGAAGAAGACCGCACGCACGTTGCGATGCATCTGCAGTTCATCGACTACGAGTGGACCCCCGAACAACGATTCGAATTGATTCGTTTTTACGAAGAAGCGGCACTTGCCGATTCGGGCAGCAGCTACCCGCTGTACATGATGAATGTCACCCGCGACTTTGGAAAACACCTGACCGAACAAGAAGCCCGGGTGATCTTGGAAGAAGGGGACAAATGGCCCAATGCGGCACTGGCGGCGATCTACAAATTGCCACGTCCAATCGACGTCGAGACGGCCGCGATGCTTCGCGACTTGGACATTTCGATCAGCACCGATCAACACAGCAGCGATGTCTATCGCCGCTTGCGAACCGGTATCGTTGCGATGCTGGCGATGGCGGGCGACGAAGACTCCCAATCGCACCTGCGCAAGATCTGGCGTGAAGAACCCGAGCGACGGACTCCCGTGGCGATGGGCTTAGCCCTCTACCCCGACGGTGAAAACTGGGACTACCTGGTCCGTTCGCTGAACATTCTCGAACCGGCCGCCGCAGTCGACGTATTGTCGCAATTGAGCTCCGTCGAAATTGCCACCGACGACCCCGAAGCGTTACGGCAGGTCATCCTGTTAGGGCTACGGGCAATCGAAAACGGCGGATCGCCAAAACAATCACTGGCACTGTTGGAACATTGGACCGGGTTCCAACCGACCACTGATTCCAAGGAACCGATGCGACCGTGGCAGGAATGGTACGCCCGCAGCTATCCCAACAAACCGACCGCCGAACTCCCCGGCGATGACGAATCCAAATGGGACATGGAGCAATTGCTCGATTACCTGCGAACCGATCAAGGACGACTGGGCGATCCCGCCAAGGGACGCGAGATGTTCACCGCGGCACAGTGCAGCAGTTGCCATCGATTTGGCAACCAAGGACAAAGCGTGGGCCCCGACCTGACACAGGTTGCCCGACGATTCACGAAACAAGAGGTCATCGAATCGATCCTCTTCCCTTCCCACGTCGTCAGCGATCAATACCAAACAAAACGTGTGATGACGCTCGATGGCAAAGTCTACAGCGGCTTGATGTCGGGCAGCGACAGCGACAAGGTGACGATTCGCGACGTCAAGAACCAAGTGATTACGATCCCCAAAGCGGACATCGATCAGATCCTACCGAGCAACACCAGCACGATGCCTGCCGGACTACTGGATACGTTGTCGCTGTCGGAGATCAGCAATCTATTGAGCTATCTGGGCGTCTTGCCTGCAACGCAAGTTGCCGAAACCAACGGATCGACGCGACAACGCTAA
- the fliE gene encoding flagellar hook-basal body complex protein FliE, protein MNPVSLRIPPVQMPLAPPVPGTQPVEPGYKQFADLLVDGFQEVNAAQNSANASVHDMLTGKDVDRIEVLTSVQKADMSFRLMQQIRNKLVEAYREINQMQI, encoded by the coding sequence ATGAACCCTGTCTCTCTGCGAATTCCGCCAGTCCAAATGCCGCTCGCGCCGCCGGTTCCCGGCACGCAGCCAGTGGAACCGGGCTACAAGCAGTTTGCGGACCTTTTGGTCGACGGCTTTCAAGAGGTAAACGCCGCTCAAAATTCAGCCAATGCCTCGGTTCACGACATGCTGACGGGCAAAGATGTCGACCGCATCGAAGTCCTCACCTCGGTGCAAAAAGCGGACATGTCGTTCCGCTTGATGCAGCAGATCCGCAACAAACTGGTCGAAGCGTATCGAGAGATCAACCAAATGCAAATCTAA
- a CDS encoding flagellar M-ring protein FliF C-terminal domain-containing protein has product MNTFGNFWNQIRENFTAMPIQSRMIAGMLIAVIVIGVGLLLQSGGSESTQYLFGGRLLNDEDIRKAEIAFGNAELRDYEFVGSRIRVPSETRDVYLRALSDGNAIPLEEAAATQDALYNSSPFASNNLLEKRIMKGKEIDLSGRIMQFPEVRKASVFYDSQRQGFATKPKQSASIVIVPHGNEPLSPYTKKEIADLVRAAFAGMEASDVTVTDTNARAATEDPWIDENNPHYRTKRHYERAWETKIRHALAGYGAPRVVVDVELDPTMDSESTELKYDSNPATLKEQSSMRSVESTRPQTGGTPGVASNAYGNQAARVEELANRSKETESSEQTEKVVGTTHTQTKLAGLRPIRASVVISLRGSYYDELWKSSWLTENPDKKPDEVPPLSPADRERLRTTTKEEITSAVTTIIPRLRAGDDRSPLVTVIDYPDLPSPDNLTPETTSRATAWLASSWQSIALVVLALVALLVARSALKAPPAAPVADFADGFGLEIPQLPVDELAIQDETGNASSPPPTLEVTGSNLRDELNSIVESNPDAAANVLRSWLSDAA; this is encoded by the coding sequence ATGAACACCTTCGGCAACTTCTGGAATCAGATCCGCGAAAACTTCACCGCCATGCCCATCCAATCGCGGATGATCGCAGGGATGTTGATCGCCGTGATCGTGATCGGCGTGGGACTGTTGCTGCAATCCGGTGGTTCCGAATCGACGCAGTATCTGTTTGGTGGCCGGTTGCTAAACGATGAAGATATTCGCAAAGCGGAGATCGCGTTTGGCAACGCCGAGCTCCGAGATTACGAATTTGTCGGCAGCCGGATTCGCGTTCCCAGCGAGACCCGCGACGTCTACCTGCGCGCCCTCAGCGATGGCAACGCGATCCCTTTGGAAGAAGCCGCCGCGACGCAAGACGCGCTCTACAACTCGAGCCCCTTTGCGTCGAACAACCTGCTGGAAAAGCGGATCATGAAGGGGAAGGAGATCGACCTTTCCGGCCGGATCATGCAGTTCCCCGAAGTCCGCAAAGCGTCGGTCTTCTACGATTCCCAACGACAGGGCTTTGCGACCAAACCCAAACAATCCGCATCGATCGTGATCGTTCCCCACGGTAACGAACCGCTGTCGCCGTACACCAAAAAAGAGATCGCCGATCTGGTTCGGGCGGCGTTTGCCGGTATGGAAGCATCCGACGTGACCGTCACCGACACCAATGCTCGGGCGGCAACCGAAGATCCTTGGATCGATGAAAACAACCCACACTACCGCACCAAACGACATTACGAACGGGCCTGGGAAACCAAGATTCGCCATGCCCTGGCCGGTTACGGAGCGCCGCGTGTCGTGGTCGACGTCGAACTCGATCCGACGATGGATTCCGAATCGACCGAACTGAAATACGATTCCAATCCGGCGACGCTTAAAGAGCAAAGCAGTATGCGATCGGTCGAATCGACTCGCCCACAAACCGGCGGCACTCCCGGCGTCGCTTCGAATGCCTATGGCAACCAAGCCGCTCGCGTCGAAGAACTAGCCAATCGCAGCAAAGAAACCGAATCCAGCGAACAGACCGAAAAAGTTGTCGGAACGACCCACACGCAAACCAAACTAGCCGGCTTGCGACCGATTCGCGCATCGGTCGTGATCAGTCTGCGAGGCAGCTACTACGACGAGCTCTGGAAGAGCAGCTGGCTGACCGAGAATCCCGACAAAAAGCCGGACGAGGTTCCACCACTCTCTCCAGCCGATCGCGAGCGGCTGCGAACGACGACCAAAGAGGAGATCACCAGCGCGGTGACAACGATCATTCCACGCTTGCGTGCCGGCGACGATCGATCGCCATTGGTCACCGTGATCGATTACCCCGATCTCCCCAGCCCCGACAATCTGACTCCTGAAACAACCAGCCGCGCGACCGCTTGGCTCGCCTCCTCCTGGCAATCGATCGCTCTCGTCGTCCTGGCGTTGGTCGCGTTGCTGGTCGCTCGCAGCGCACTCAAAGCACCGCCAGCCGCTCCTGTCGCCGATTTTGCCGACGGCTTTGGCTTGGAGATCCCTCAGCTGCCTGTCGATGAACTGGCGATTCAGGATGAAACCGGCAACGCCAGCTCGCCCCCTCCGACGCTGGAAGTGACGGGATCCAATCTCCGCGACGAACTCAACTCGATCGTCGAAAGCAATCCCGATGCCGCAGCCAACGTGCTCCGCAGCTGGTTGAGCGACGCCGCATAG
- the flgC gene encoding flagellar basal body rod protein FlgC — protein sequence MISALDISTSALVAQRVRLNTISGNIANMSSLKDENGNATPYKGRSVVFQTDESVSTNPGVSGVKVDSIEISDAEPIYRYQPQHPLAIKEGKYQGYVAYPNIDMTTQMVDALEATRSYEANIGVMEITKNLGRESLSIIA from the coding sequence ATGATCTCCGCTTTAGACATCAGCACCAGCGCCCTGGTCGCACAACGCGTGCGGCTGAACACGATCTCGGGCAACATCGCCAACATGTCGTCGCTCAAAGACGAAAACGGCAACGCCACACCCTACAAAGGTCGCAGCGTCGTGTTCCAGACCGACGAATCGGTTTCAACCAACCCCGGCGTCTCGGGCGTGAAAGTCGATTCGATCGAAATCAGCGATGCCGAACCGATCTATCGCTATCAACCGCAACATCCGCTGGCGATCAAAGAAGGCAAATACCAAGGTTACGTCGCTTATCCGAACATCGACATGACCACACAAATGGTCGACGCGTTGGAAGCGACGCGATCGTACGAAGCGAATATCGGAGTGATGGAAATCACCAAAAACCTGGGACGCGAGAGCCTCTCGATCATCGCGTAA
- a CDS encoding flagellar basal body rod protein FlgB, giving the protein MLNIFNQTALPALEQSAIFAQRRHNVLAGNMANIDTPGYQARDLSTDEFQTALSEAIEATRNPSPGYSSGDAADIDPMDGPRRAMENLLYHDGSEINLERQVTEIAKNQNLHNTAIALMKNQFETLRVAISERV; this is encoded by the coding sequence ATGCTGAACATCTTTAATCAAACGGCGCTGCCCGCGCTGGAACAGAGTGCGATCTTCGCACAACGGCGGCACAACGTGCTGGCGGGCAACATGGCGAACATCGACACGCCCGGCTACCAAGCTCGCGACCTGTCGACCGATGAGTTCCAAACGGCGTTATCCGAAGCGATCGAAGCGACCCGCAATCCGTCTCCCGGATACAGTTCCGGAGACGCCGCGGATATCGATCCGATGGACGGCCCGCGACGCGCGATGGAGAACCTGTTGTACCACGATGGCAGCGAAATCAACCTGGAACGCCAGGTCACCGAAATTGCCAAAAACCAAAACCTCCACAACACGGCGATCGCGTTGATGAAGAACCAGTTCGAAACCTTGCGTGTTGCGATCAGCGAACGCGTTTAG
- a CDS encoding ATP-binding protein — translation MPKFRKVPACLADVVHQVISDLDLEERFRVEVDIPDDIPMPAPARPLAEIVSALAEQATASMEAGGEVAFIGWESPEACELEIADTRCGVLERPCNLPAAMQMTGAELSWQNCPQGGAAVTVRFAKQQISRQAA, via the coding sequence ATGCCCAAGTTTCGAAAAGTGCCAGCGTGCTTGGCCGATGTCGTCCACCAAGTGATCAGTGATCTCGACCTGGAAGAACGCTTTCGCGTCGAGGTCGACATTCCCGACGATATCCCGATGCCGGCCCCGGCCCGACCACTTGCCGAAATCGTTTCCGCTTTGGCTGAACAAGCGACCGCGTCGATGGAAGCCGGCGGCGAAGTAGCCTTTATCGGTTGGGAATCGCCCGAAGCATGCGAACTGGAAATCGCCGACACACGATGCGGCGTTCTCGAGCGTCCCTGCAATCTGCCAGCGGCGATGCAGATGACCGGTGCCGAACTCAGCTGGCAGAACTGCCCGCAAGGGGGCGCTGCGGTCACGGTGCGATTTGCCAAACAGCAGATCAGTCGCCAAGCGGCTTAG
- the flgN gene encoding flagellar export chaperone FlgN: protein MTSPSSADASARLSQLVDDKFRLLSLLLEKGEQQRQLIESGDATALLHLLGEKQTLISDLQRLQDGIAQIQSGGELSWASPAARQRCQTTAQQCNALGQQVLEIEALCERNASTQRNAVAKQIQEFSNFNSRSSDSYSLDDETRLAEFDESS, encoded by the coding sequence ATGACCTCGCCTTCCTCTGCCGATGCCTCCGCTCGCCTCAGCCAGCTTGTCGACGACAAATTCCGCTTGCTCAGCTTGCTGCTGGAAAAGGGTGAACAGCAACGCCAGTTGATCGAAAGCGGGGATGCCACGGCGCTGCTGCATCTGCTGGGCGAAAAGCAAACGTTGATCAGCGACCTGCAACGCCTGCAGGATGGGATCGCCCAGATCCAATCGGGCGGCGAATTATCCTGGGCATCCCCCGCCGCCCGCCAGCGCTGCCAGACAACCGCCCAGCAGTGCAATGCGTTGGGGCAACAGGTACTGGAAATCGAGGCGCTCTGCGAACGCAATGCTTCGACGCAGCGGAACGCGGTAGCGAAACAAATTCAAGAGTTTTCGAATTTTAACTCAAGATCTTCCGATTCCTACTCACTTGACGACGAGACTCGCCTTGCTGAGTTCGACGAATCTTCGTAA